The Lycium barbarum isolate Lr01 chromosome 10, ASM1917538v2, whole genome shotgun sequence genome includes a region encoding these proteins:
- the LOC132616222 gene encoding uncharacterized protein LOC132616222, whose translation MANFIADTKNKIQDLFVYLVSCGKSSKEPGNGQGLAIDVPGNAHDHGLVIIDISGNAEGQEPLVPISSEPENSKEQEKENDEMFYGKTVKPDNKAYISTPPGKREAPPPKTG comes from the exons ATGGCTAATTTCATCGCAGATACGAAGAACAAGATTCAAGATCTATTCGTATACCTTGTTTCTTGTGGAAAATCTTCTAAAG AACCAGGAAATGGGCAAGGGCTAGCAATAGATGTCCCAGGAAATGCACACGACCATGGACTGGTAATAATAGATATATCAGGAAATGCTGAAGGCCAAGAACCACTAGTACCAATAAGTAGTGAACCAGAAAATTCAAAAGAACAAGAGAAGGAAAATGATGAAATGTTTTATGGGAAGACTGTAAAGCCTGATAATAAAGCTTATATTTCAACACCTCCAGGCAAAAGAGAAGCTCCTCCTCCTAAGACTGgttaa